The genomic window CTGGCTGCGCGGCGAGGCAGAGCCATAGTGCGGCAAGCGGTCGCCATCTTGCGCACCGCGCTCGTCCTGCTGTTCCTCGTCCTCTATCTGCCGCTGGCGGCGCTGGCTGCATTCCCCTGGACGTTCCTCACCGGCAGCGTGGAGTTTCTCTACGCCTGCGGCATGTTCGGCGCGCGGGCGGCGGTGCGGCTGGCCGGCATCCGCGTGAAACGGGAGGGGCTGGAGCACATCGACCCGAAGGCGACCTACATCTACATGTGCAACCACGTGTCGAACATCGACCCGCCGGTGGTGGTGCCGGCGCTCCCGCGCCGGACTTCGGTGCTGGTGAAGAAGGAGCTGTTCAAGATCCCCATCCTCGGCCGCGCGATGCGGCTGGGGTCGCTGGTGCCGGTGGACCGCTCGAACCGCGACGCCGCCATCCAAAGCCTGCGCGCCGCCGGCGACGTGATGCGCGCCGGCATCAACATGACGGTGTTTCCCGAGGGCACGCGCTCGCGCGAGGGCAAGCTGCTGCCGTTCAAGAAGGGCCCGTTCTACCTCGCGATGGAGACCGGCGTGCCCGTGGTGCCG from Terriglobales bacterium includes these protein-coding regions:
- a CDS encoding lysophospholipid acyltransferase family protein — encoded protein: MRQAVAILRTALVLLFLVLYLPLAALAAFPWTFLTGSVEFLYACGMFGARAAVRLAGIRVKREGLEHIDPKATYIYMCNHVSNIDPPVVVPALPRRTSVLVKKELFKIPILGRAMRLGSLVPVDRSNRDAAIQSLRAAGDVMRAGINMTVFPEGTRSREGKLLPFKKGPFYLAMETGVPVVPMTILNSFELMPKGQSYALPGMVRVLFHEPLDPAKFSDKDQLMAAVRSAIAAPLPEQRR